From a region of the Pukyongiella litopenaei genome:
- a CDS encoding ABC transporter ATP-binding protein, translating into MECRTETDPILKIEDLEIAFGAAAVVQEVNLSVAPGEILALVGESGSGKSMIGRAIMGLLPGGGQVRRGSVRFGGFDMANAGSAEERRRLRGRKIGLIFQEPLSSLNPNMRIREQMCEAMREHTELSEPQIRERALEMLRQVRLDNPEQLMNRYPHEFSGGMRQRIMIASVMMLKPALLIADEPTTALDAVVQKEVLDIMAEVARANNTAVILISHDLAVVAAYASRIAVMEKGVLVETGSARDVLGNPRHEYTRKLLAAAQLGTPEPVKGAAGAPLLSVKGLRVEFSEKRFFGLFGENRTRAVQDVSLTVQPGEFVGLAGESGSGKSTIGRAIGQLAPMAAGRIVFEGRDLGSCTGAEANRLRQRIRFVFQDPFSSLNPRMRIGRIVAEGLRHDRSLSTDDRRARVDEMLEAVGLPRVMAGRFPHALSGGQRQRVAIARALISRPDLIIADEPVSALDVTIQAQILALLKSLQREYGFACLFISHDLHIVEQLCARLYVLHKGRIMEQGETGTLFAAPRHPYTRRLMSASPRLEPGPGGLQLTHSMPAPAVQDGDLQFYDETSGGEALYRLAETAPGHFVALRGAA; encoded by the coding sequence ATGGAATGCCGCACAGAAACGGATCCGATCCTGAAAATCGAGGATCTCGAAATTGCCTTCGGCGCCGCCGCGGTGGTCCAGGAGGTGAACCTCTCGGTGGCGCCGGGCGAGATCCTGGCGCTGGTGGGCGAAAGCGGCAGCGGCAAGAGCATGATCGGTCGCGCGATCATGGGGTTGTTGCCCGGCGGCGGTCAGGTCCGCCGCGGAAGTGTCCGGTTTGGTGGCTTCGACATGGCCAATGCCGGGTCCGCCGAGGAAAGACGTCGCCTGCGCGGTAGGAAGATCGGGTTGATCTTTCAGGAGCCGCTGTCCTCGCTCAACCCCAATATGCGGATCAGAGAGCAGATGTGCGAAGCGATGCGCGAGCATACGGAGCTGAGCGAACCCCAGATCCGGGAGCGGGCGCTGGAAATGCTGCGCCAGGTGCGGCTCGACAATCCCGAGCAACTCATGAACCGCTATCCGCACGAGTTCTCCGGCGGCATGCGGCAGCGGATCATGATCGCCTCGGTGATGATGTTGAAACCTGCGCTTCTGATCGCGGACGAGCCGACCACGGCGCTGGATGCGGTGGTCCAGAAAGAGGTTCTGGACATCATGGCCGAGGTCGCCCGCGCCAATAACACCGCAGTGATCCTGATCTCGCATGATCTGGCCGTCGTGGCCGCCTATGCGTCCCGGATCGCGGTGATGGAGAAGGGGGTTCTGGTGGAGACCGGCAGTGCCCGCGACGTGTTGGGCAACCCCCGGCACGAATATACCCGCAAGCTGCTGGCGGCCGCACAACTGGGCACCCCGGAGCCGGTCAAGGGGGCCGCGGGCGCGCCGCTGCTAAGCGTGAAGGGGCTGCGGGTGGAGTTCTCCGAAAAGCGTTTCTTCGGCCTGTTCGGGGAAAACAGAACCCGGGCGGTGCAGGATGTCTCGCTGACCGTGCAACCGGGTGAATTCGTCGGCCTTGCCGGTGAAAGCGGCAGCGGCAAGAGCACGATCGGCCGTGCCATCGGCCAGCTGGCCCCCATGGCCGCGGGCCGTATCGTCTTTGAGGGGCGCGACCTCGGCAGTTGCACGGGGGCAGAGGCGAACAGGCTGCGCCAGCGCATCCGCTTCGTCTTTCAGGATCCGTTCTCTTCCCTGAACCCGCGTATGCGGATCGGCCGCATCGTCGCAGAGGGATTGCGCCACGACCGCAGCCTGTCCACGGACGACCGGCGCGCGCGGGTGGACGAGATGCTGGAGGCGGTCGGCCTGCCCCGCGTCATGGCCGGGCGCTTTCCCCATGCGCTGTCGGGCGGCCAGCGCCAGCGCGTGGCAATCGCCCGCGCCTTGATCAGCCGGCCCGACCTGATCATCGCGGATGAACCCGTCTCGGCGCTGGATGTCACCATCCAGGCACAGATCCTTGCGCTGTTGAAATCGCTGCAGCGCGAGTATGGCTTTGCCTGCCTGTTCATCAGCCATGACCTGCATATCGTCGAGCAGCTCTGCGCGAGGCTCTATGTGCTGCACAAGGGGCGGATCATGGAGCAAGGCGAAACCGGCACGCTGTTTGCAGCGCCGCGTCATCCCTATACGCGTCGGTTGATGTCGGCTTCGCCGCGGCTCGAGCCGGGGCCCGGCGGGTTGCAGCTGACGCACAGCATGCCGGCGCCAGCCGTGCAGGACGGCGATCTGCAATTCTATGACGAAACGAGTGGCGGCGAGGCGCTCTACCGGCTGGCCGAAACCGCGCCCGGCCATTTCGTCGCCCTTCGCGGCGCGGCCTGA
- a CDS encoding FMN-binding negative transcriptional regulator, which yields MIRAYPFATVITCGQDTPEATQTPLFFETEDPGCRTLIGHIARINPQAGELMAPGPVLAVFNGPSAYVSPSWYVEDEDVPTWIYRSVHLRGEIEPVDSSGMRALMERIIALSESRIGGAWQLSRIPDADIARMMPRIIGFRIHLTALKGISKLEQTRSAANRAGVAAGLEAGEEIGKDLLVDLLRRPRNPECIGC from the coding sequence ATGATCCGCGCCTACCCGTTTGCCACCGTGATCACCTGCGGGCAGGACACGCCGGAGGCGACCCAGACGCCGCTGTTCTTCGAGACCGAAGACCCCGGTTGCCGGACCCTGATCGGCCACATAGCCCGCATCAACCCGCAGGCCGGAGAACTGATGGCCCCGGGTCCGGTGCTGGCGGTCTTCAACGGCCCTTCGGCATATGTGTCGCCCAGCTGGTATGTTGAGGATGAGGATGTGCCCACCTGGATTTACCGGTCGGTGCATCTGCGTGGTGAGATAGAGCCGGTCGACAGCTCCGGCATGCGAGCTCTGATGGAACGTATCATCGCCTTGTCGGAAAGCCGTATCGGCGGCGCTTGGCAGCTGTCTCGGATCCCGGACGCTGATATTGCCCGGATGATGCCCCGGATCATCGGGTTCCGCATCCACCTGACTGCCCTGAAAGGAATATCCAAGCTGGAGCAGACCCGGTCGGCGGCGAACCGCGCTGGCGTTGCGGCAGGATTGGAGGCTGGTGAGGAAATCGGAAAGGATCTTTTGGTTGATCTTTTGCGACGACCGCGCAACCCGGAATGTATCGGGTGTTGA